A segment of the Odoribacter splanchnicus DSM 20712 genome:
TGATGTCCAATAATGCGCGAACTCCATATGAAATGGTCTTGGAGGCAAAGCAAGCATTTTACAAATCTCCAGATGAGTATTATTTCATAGGACGACAGCCAATGTCAGGCATACAAGCTATATATCACTCAGATAATCATAACAGCCAGCCGATTGTTACCGAAATAAGGAAACTTATCTTTGATGAACGATACCCTTCTTGGATTTTAAATCATGGAAAATTCTCATATAATCACAAGAAGAAAATGGGAGTATACGCTTTTCAAATGTTTCCTGCTATTCAAATATATGATTTTATTAATAGTCTGGATAAAACAGTTATAGTAGCAATAGAGTCTTTTGACTATACTACAATATCTGAAGCTGATGTTTGGGAGGCAAACCCAATCCAATTTAAAGATATTAGCACAACCGATAACTATATTTATGCTTTATACTGGGGTTTAAAAGCATCTGATATGGATAAGAAGCATTCTGATGGTACGGCAGAGACCAAAGTTGTAAAATGCGATTGGCAAGGTAATATCCTTGAGACATATGTGATAAATAAAAGACTACAGGCATTCTGTGTAAGCGATGATGATAAAAGAATTATTGCGTATGATGGAAATGACTTTCTGTTGATAAACTTGTAATCAATAGTTCGTTAAAAATTTGCTGAGCCTAAGCGGCTCTGGCAGTAAATAGAATCAGTCCTTTGAAAATTTTGTCAATTAATGTTGTGTCCGGTTGAATGCCGAACACGCAAATAAATCGTTCAAGCATATAAGCATTGTGTATTACCGACTTGCACGATGAGATGGAATAAGGTATTCCAATCCTTTTGCAAGCTGCTTTTGCCAGATTGATAGCCGTAAGTGACGCATTAAAGTGGAATGACAGTTTTCTGAAGTCTGTTGACTGGCAGTCTGTGATTCCTGCATACTGCTTGCTGTCCCTGAAGCAGAACTCCAACTGGAATCGTGTCCTGTAATATTCCAAGACATCAATCGCCGATTGGTTTTGGTCTGTCGAGAAGTACAGCTGCCACTTGTCAGTACTGTTTTCCTCAGGGTACCAGACGGCAAGGCTAATCATGCGTCTCATGGCTTTGGACCAGGCTTTCAGCCCATATAGCTTTCCCTTGTCAACTTTATGCTCCGTACATCTGGAGATGTCAAGGCTGGAGAAATCTATTGTACCATCGTATAGCTTTGGCCGTCCTTTCTTTCCAGTATGTTTTGCCGTTGTCGGATAAAAAAGAACCGCATCAT
Coding sequences within it:
- a CDS encoding BF3164 family lipoprotein, encoding MKNLTYATCLVLFMLSVVSCGNTTAQSVSRVSSTPFVVDSTLQIKNIQDLRIIEHSLYLTYDYVGGYGHQMLCSYDIDYNNTLLKFRKTFFREENNYYSIFAPVSFWDNNGNMYVVERDQPYINIISNDTILRTSKALMSNNARTPYEMVLEAKQAFYKSPDEYYFIGRQPMSGIQAIYHSDNHNSQPIVTEIRKLIFDERYPSWILNHGKFSYNHKKKMGVYAFQMFPAIQIYDFINSLDKTVIVAIESFDYTTISEADVWEANPIQFKDISTTDNYIYALYWGLKASDMDKKHSDGTAETKVVKCDWQGNILETYVINKRLQAFCVSDDDKRIIAYDGNDFLLINL